The stretch of DNA TACTTCCGGGATATGCTACTCTATCAAACGTCTGCTGACCTAGAGAACCTGCTAGAGCGTGTCCAGCTGACAGAGGACTTTAAGCATAAGGCAAAGCAGTATTCTAAGGATCAGCTTGTTCGCTCTGTAGAAAGATTAAGCTATGTCCAGCAGGAAATGAAGTGGACGAATCATCCACGTGTATTTTTAGAGATTGCCAGCATTCAGAGCGTGGAAGTCTCGGCTTCTCCTCTTGTTGTAGAGAATGAAAAGGGTGCTGCTGGTCCAAACAGCATGCAGGAGAATTTACAAGGGGCGGGATCACCAGAGACCCTTCAACGCTTGGAAGCCAAAGTGAATGAATTAGAAAAACGTCTACAGCAAGTCCAACAAACAGGTGGATCACCGAATAGCGGTTCTGATTCAGGTACTATAGATTTGAAAGCGAAGAAAAGGGCAAAGCCGATCCAGCTCTCTACAGATAAGCTAGTAGACATGCTGAAAAAAGCAAGTAAACCCACTCTCATACAACTGACAGAGCAGTGGCAGATTATCCTTGAGGAAGTCAAAAAGAAAAAAATAGTACTCAAAGCACTGTTAAGTGATTGCGAGCCTGTAGCTTGCTCAGAGGACTTTTTCATTCTAGCCTTTAAAAATGAATTTCATCGCAATACTTCAGAGGAAGAACAGCACCGAGAAATGATTGAAGAAGTGATTCATAGGCAGATGAAATCAACTGCGAAAATGATCACAATTATGTATAATGAATGGGATGAAGTCAAACAACAGTTTATCAAGGAGCAGCGAGGAGAAGGTCGACCTCAGGAGAAGAGTGAGCAACAAGAGCAGGACGATGTTGTTGTAGAGGAAGCGGTTAAGCTTGTGGGTGAGGATCTAGTTGAAATTATTTCCTCAGAGGAAGAGTGATGTTCATCTACTGATGATGTGGCTTAATCTAGATCTTAAGAAATAAACAATAGCTTAGGAGGAAATGAACGATGAAAAATATGGGAAATATGATGAAGCAGGTTCAAAAAATGCAAAAGCAAATGCAGCAGGCTCAGGAGGAGCTAAAGGAAAAAACAGTAACCGGAACAGCTGGAGGAGGCATGGTGACGATTACTGCTACTGGTCATAAAGAAATTTTAGATATTACGATTAAGCCAGAGGCTGTTGA from Bacillus horti encodes:
- a CDS encoding YbaB/EbfC family nucleoid-associated protein, translated to MKNMGNMMKQVQKMQKQMQQAQEELKEKTVTGTAGGGMVTITATGHKEILDITIKPEAVDPDDVEMLQDLVLAALNDALKQVDDLVAKDMGKFTGGMNIPGLF
- the dnaX gene encoding DNA polymerase III subunit gamma/tau; translated protein: MKHQALYRAWRPQGFADVVDQVHITKTLQNALIENNCSHAYLFNGPRGTGKTSTAKILAKAVNCEKAPVAEPCNECASCLGITRGSVVDVVEIDAASNNGVDEIRDIRDKVRFSPTEVRMKVYIIDEVHMLTQGAFNALLKTLEEPPAHVMFILATTEPHKIPLTIISRCQRFDFRRISKSAIAHHLQRVCEQEKIEIETAALQLLAQVAEGGMRDALSLLDQASSFAEAGVTLDDVLMVTGAVSQEALATLADAMLGGRVDEAIRSIHVLLEQGKEPTRLVEDLILYFRDMLLYQTSADLENLLERVQLTEDFKHKAKQYSKDQLVRSVERLSYVQQEMKWTNHPRVFLEIASIQSVEVSASPLVVENEKGAAGPNSMQENLQGAGSPETLQRLEAKVNELEKRLQQVQQTGGSPNSGSDSGTIDLKAKKRAKPIQLSTDKLVDMLKKASKPTLIQLTEQWQIILEEVKKKKIVLKALLSDCEPVACSEDFFILAFKNEFHRNTSEEEQHREMIEEVIHRQMKSTAKMITIMYNEWDEVKQQFIKEQRGEGRPQEKSEQQEQDDVVVEEAVKLVGEDLVEIISSEEE